The window TCCTCTGTCGTCATATTATTTTTACAAGAGGTGGTGAAAAATGCACGAAGAAAAAGAGGGCAAATTATACAATCCCTACGAAACGGAACAACAGGAATGGAAGAAGCGACAGGTAAAAGAACGGGGAAAGCAGTTACTAACTATTATTTCTCCTATTTTCATTCTTTTACTATGGGAAATTTGTTCAAGAACAGGTGTACTCGATATACGATTTTTTCCACCACCATCTGCCATTGTTTCTACGTTTTTCGAATTGATGACAAGTGGGTTGTTATGGACACATATTTCCGTCTCTTTATATAGAATAGCCGCTGGATTTTTATTAGGGGTAATACCAGGAATAATTATTGGGCTTCTAATGGGATTGTACGCTCCGATCCGTCATTTTATCTCGCCGATTGTCATGGCATTTATGCCTATTCCAACTTTGGCTTTACTTCCAATCATAATTATCCTTTTTGGTATTGGAGATTTTTCAAAAGTTGTTACCATCGCAGGAAGTGTATTTTTCCCGGTAGTCATCAATACTGTCGCAGGTGTGTTAAATATAGAAAAGGTTCATTTGGATGTAGCCAAAAATTATGGAGCGAGTCCGACTGATTTCTTTCTCAGGATTGCATTCCCAGGTGCACTTCCCGTTATGTTAGAAGGAATTCAAATGGGGCAGGCGATTGCACTTCTTACGATTGTTGCAGCTGAGATGATGGGAGCTACATCGGGTATTGGATATTTAATCTGGACCTCCTATAAAGCATTTATGTTGAAAGAGATGTTTGTCGGATTAATACTCATTTCTTTTTTTGGATTTTTGTTTTCTCTTTTCTTACGTGGGATACAAAGAAAAATTGTCCCGTGGAGGTGAATAAATGGACCAACCAGTGAAAATTTCTATTGATAGTCTAACGAAAGTATTTTATAAGAAAAACAATAGTGTAACAGCTATACAAAACATTACTCTAAATGTAGAAGAAGGTGAGTTTGTCTGTATAGTTGGCCCAAGTGGATGTGGGAAAACCACTTTATTGCGAATACTAGCCGGGCTGGAGCAGCCAAGCTCGGGTACATTCTCAATAGAATCGGATACAGATTTTCGACCGCTACAATCGATGGTCTTTCAAGAAAAGGGAGTCATTCCTTGGTTGACTGTAGAAGAAAATGTTGCATTCGGACTTAATATGCGTCATTTGCCGAAAGAATTTGTTCGTAAGCAAACCAATTATTATTTGAAAAAAGTCGGTCTTACTAAATTTTCGAAGCTTTACCCAAAAGAACTCTCTGGTGGTATGAAACAACGTATAAGCATTGCAAGGGCATTTGCAAATGATCCGGAAATACTACTAATGGATGAACCATTTGCTGCACTTGATGAACAAAACAAATTCATATTACAGGAGGAACTACTTTCTATTTGGTCCGAAACGAAAAAAACTGTGTTATTTATTACGCATAGTATTGATGAGGCTTTGCTATTAAGCGACCGGATAGTGTTGATGAGCGCTCACCCAGGAGAAATAGTAGAACAAATAAAAGTTCCTCTTCCAAGACCACGCACGATGGAGCAAGTTCGTGCGAATCAAGAAATGGCGGAGCAGTTTATAGCGATCTGGAATCACCTGCAACAGGAAGTTCAAAAGTCGAGAAAGTAAGGAGGAAATATGTGAAAAAATGGTGGATTATAATTATAGCATCTATTGTACTTCTACTAGGTGCATGTAGTTCTAAGGATAAGGAAGGTACCTCTGAAGTAAATGATGAAGTGAGTAAAGACAATCCTTCAGGAGATCTTGCACCGTTAAATAAGAAGGTGAAGGTTATTATTGCGGAGGATGGCTCAGCCTCTGGGGCTGGATTTTATATTGCAAAAGAAAAAGGATACTTTGAGGATTACAATATAGATGTTGAGTTTGCAGTGTTCTCGAATAGTGATGAGATGTTGCCAGCCCTTGCGTCTGGAGATGTAGATATCGCAGGAGGGGTATCGACTGCGTCATTCTTCAATGCAATTGCACAAGGAATTGACGTGAAGATTATCGCAGACAAAGGGCATAATGTTCCAGGAAAATCCTATTTTTCATTTGTTATTGGAAATCAAATGGTAGATGAAATAAAAGATTACGAAGACTTTGAGGGTAAAAAAATTGCTATATCCTCTAAAAACTCAATTGATGAATATATCTATTTGGAAATGCTAAAGCATGCCGGATTAACTTCTGAGGATGTAGAGCTTGTATTACTTGCCGATTTCGGAAGTATGCTAGGTGCAATTGAAAATGGATCAATTGATGCAGCGTTACAAATTGAGCCTTTAATAGCACAAGGCATTGAAAATGGATTTCACCAACGTTTTGGAGATGCAACGGATTATGCACCAGAATCTCAAATTGCCATGGTTTTAGGTTCTCCACAATTTATGAGTGATGAACAGGAGGTATCTCTCCGGTTTATGGCTGCCTATTTAAAAGGGGTTCGAGACTACAACGATGCCTTTATCAAAGGTGAAAATAAAGCTGAAATTATAGAAATTATGACAAAGCATACATCGCTAAAAGATTCTGAGCTTTGGGAAAAAGTATATGTAACTGGATTAAACCCAGATGGAAAAATGTTTTTAGATGATGTATTAAAGCAATACAATGCATACAAAGAAAATGGAGCTATTAGTGGTGAAGTAGACTTTGATAAGGCGGTAGATACGTCGATGACAGAAAAAGCGGTAGAAATATTAGGAGCATACGAAAAGTAAAACGTCCAGAATCTTGGACGTTTATTTCAAATGATAAGAAAGTTTATAATTTTCCATTCCAAAAATCCAATGTTCTAGGTATTTTGATGAACTATCAATAATATAATTCCGTTTAGGTGGACGCGTTCCATGGGGTGAGCGATGAAACACCACCGCCACTTCGGGTGCGTTTTGATGTTTCACTTGTCTCACTCATCCCCCCGGAGTCGCCACCTTTCACTACAATCAAAGAAGTGTGTAGTGGTTATCATATAAAGTAATCATTGTTTAAATACGGATGCTGTTGTTAGTAGTGGAAATATAATGAGAATAGTAAGTATTTATTAAGTAA is drawn from Psychrobacillus sp. INOP01 and contains these coding sequences:
- a CDS encoding ABC transporter permease; the protein is MHEEKEGKLYNPYETEQQEWKKRQVKERGKQLLTIISPIFILLLWEICSRTGVLDIRFFPPPSAIVSTFFELMTSGLLWTHISVSLYRIAAGFLLGVIPGIIIGLLMGLYAPIRHFISPIVMAFMPIPTLALLPIIIILFGIGDFSKVVTIAGSVFFPVVINTVAGVLNIEKVHLDVAKNYGASPTDFFLRIAFPGALPVMLEGIQMGQAIALLTIVAAEMMGATSGIGYLIWTSYKAFMLKEMFVGLILISFFGFLFSLFLRGIQRKIVPWR
- a CDS encoding ABC transporter ATP-binding protein → MDQPVKISIDSLTKVFYKKNNSVTAIQNITLNVEEGEFVCIVGPSGCGKTTLLRILAGLEQPSSGTFSIESDTDFRPLQSMVFQEKGVIPWLTVEENVAFGLNMRHLPKEFVRKQTNYYLKKVGLTKFSKLYPKELSGGMKQRISIARAFANDPEILLMDEPFAALDEQNKFILQEELLSIWSETKKTVLFITHSIDEALLLSDRIVLMSAHPGEIVEQIKVPLPRPRTMEQVRANQEMAEQFIAIWNHLQQEVQKSRK
- a CDS encoding ABC transporter substrate-binding protein — encoded protein: MKKWWIIIIASIVLLLGACSSKDKEGTSEVNDEVSKDNPSGDLAPLNKKVKVIIAEDGSASGAGFYIAKEKGYFEDYNIDVEFAVFSNSDEMLPALASGDVDIAGGVSTASFFNAIAQGIDVKIIADKGHNVPGKSYFSFVIGNQMVDEIKDYEDFEGKKIAISSKNSIDEYIYLEMLKHAGLTSEDVELVLLADFGSMLGAIENGSIDAALQIEPLIAQGIENGFHQRFGDATDYAPESQIAMVLGSPQFMSDEQEVSLRFMAAYLKGVRDYNDAFIKGENKAEIIEIMTKHTSLKDSELWEKVYVTGLNPDGKMFLDDVLKQYNAYKENGAISGEVDFDKAVDTSMTEKAVEILGAYEK